CGCACCGACGCCGGCAGTGCCTCGTCCTGCGCTACTTCGCCGATCTCTCGGTCGAGGACACCGCCCAGCACCTCGGGATCAGCCACGGGACGGTCAAGAGCCAGACCGCCCGCGCGCTGGACCAGGTCCGCACCTCCTTGGTCGCCCTGGGGCTCGATGTCGAACTGGAGGAGCTGTCGTGAACGAACGCATCACCGACCTGCTGGACCACGCCGCCGACGACGGGGGAGCTCCGCTGGGGTTCGACGGCTCCATGATCGCCCGGAGGGCGCAGGCCCGCCGGCGTCGTCGGTACGGCGCCTCCGCCGCCGGTCTGGTGGCCGCGGGAGTCGTCGCAGTGGTCGTGGGCGGCCAGCTGCTGGGCTCCGCCGGCGCCGACAGGGTGGGGCCCGCCGGGTCGACCGGGACGACGGCCACGCCCGACTCGCCCACCACCTCGCCCCCCGCCCTGACCCCCCAGGAGCAGTCCGTGGTCGACCGGTGCGCCGCCGTCGCGAAGCCCGCGCGACTCGGCCCCGGGCGCCTGACCAGCGGCGGGCGCGTCCGCCAGGGGGTGACGATCACGGGCCCGAAGGTGCACACCGTGACGCCGGCCGACCTTCGGGACGGCTGGACCCTCGACACCTACACCGAGGACGCGCAGGGACTCACCGCGACGTTCGTGAGCCCGGGCCACACCCGGTTCGCCCGGTGCAACGTCGCGGCCGGCGGCACCGACGCCGAGAGCGGCGTCGAGGACGGCGGGCCGCTGCCCACCGGACCGGTGCCCCGGAGCTGGCACGGCCCGGACGGCTTCCGGCACCAGGACACCAGCCCGGCCTGGGCCCAGGTGTGCGCGCCGGGTGACGGCAAGGTCTGTCCCCGGGAGCTGTTCGCCGGTGCCTTCGCGTTGTACGACGGCGTGCGGGCCGTGCGCGTCGACGCACCCGACGGGACGGTGCTGCACCCCGTGCTCGGCACCTACACCTACGTGTTCCGGCACACCGAGCAACGGGTCGACCCGCGTCGCGCGGCCGACGACTCGCAGCCACTCCCGTCGATGCCGGTCACCCTGCTCGACGGGCAGGGTCGCCGGATCATCCGCTACGACTACTACCCGTCGTACGTCGTCCCGAGCGGCTGTCCCTCGACCGGGGGCTGCTGATCAGTCGCGGTGGGATCGGCCGGGCAGGTCGAGCATCCGCTGGAGCGCGATCTTCGCGAAGTGCTCGGTGTCGGGGTCGACCTCGATCCGGTTGACCACCGCGCCGTCGACCAGCGACTCCAGGGCCCAGACCAGGTGGGGCAGGTCGATCCGGTTCATCGTCGAGCAGTAGCAGACCTTGCGGTCCAGGAAGGCGATGCTCTGCTCCGGGTGGGCCCGGGCCAGCCGCTGGACCAGGTTGAGCTCGGTGCCGATCGCCCAGCTCGAGCCGGGCGGGGCCGCCTCGACGGTCTTGATGATGAACTCCGTCGAGCCGACCAGGTCCGCGGCGGTGACCACCTCGTGGGTGCACTCGGGGTGGACCAGGATCTTGATGTCCGGGTCGCGCTCGCGCAGCGCGTCGACCACGTCGACCGAGAAGCGGCCGTGCACCGAGCAGTGGCCGCGCCACAGGATCATCCGGGCCGCGGCCAGGTCGTCGGGCGCGACGCCGCCGCCCGGGAGGTGCGGGTCCCAGACGACGCAGTCGTCGAGCCCCATCCCCAGCTTCAGTACGGCGGTGTTGCGGCCGAGGTGCTGGTCGGGCAGGAACAGCACCTGGGCGCCCGGCTTCTGCGCGAAGGCCCACTCGAGCGCGACGTCGGCGTTGCTCGACGTACACACCGCGCCGCCGTGCCGACCGCAGAACGCCTTGATGTCGGCGGAGGAGTTCATGTAGGTGACGGGTACGACGTGCTCGGCCAGGCCGGCGTCGGTCAGCGCGTCCCAGCAGTCCTCCACCTGGGCGAGACGGGCCATGTCGGCCATCGAGCAGCCCGCGGCGAGGTCGGGCAGGATCACCTGTTGGTGGGGCGAGGTCAGGATGTCCGCGGACTCGGCCATGAAGTGCACGCCGCAGAAGACGATGAACTCGGCCTCGGGCCGCCCGGCGGCGTCGCGGGCGAGCTTGAACGAGTCGCCGGTGACGTCGGCGAACTGGATCACCTCGTCGCGCTGGTAGTGGTGGCCGAGGACGAACGCCCGCTCGCCGAGGGTCGCCCGCGCTGCCCGGGCGCGCTCCACCAGGTCGGGGTCCGACGGGGACGGCAGGTCGCCCGGGCACTCCACCCCGCGCTCGGCCGTCAGGTCGGTGCCTCGACCGAGCGGGAGCAGCGGAAGGTCGACGGTGGTCATGGCGCCATCGTAGGCAGTCGGTCCTGGGTCACCGCAGGCCCTACATCAAGGCGCCGTTCGCGAGGTACGGCGCCGGCGGGCGCATGTGGCGCAGGGCCAGGAACCCGGCCTGGTCGAGCTCCAGCCCGGCGGCCAGCCCCACGTCGACGGCCCAGCTGTTCTCCGGGGTGACGTGGCCGACGAGGACGTCGTCGCTGGAGGCGATCGCCTCCCACAGCAGGCGGGCCGCGGTCCGTCGGTCGGTGGCGGCGAGCAGGGCGACGCCGTCGTCGAGGTAGGCGTACCCCTGCCCGCCCGAGGTGTCGCTGACGACCAGCCGGTACTGCTGGAACAGGATCTGGTGGTCCGGGCCGTGCGCGGCACCGCGGGTCCGCCGGTCGATGGAGTCCATCAGGTCGACGTCGCCGAGGCTCCCGTCGCGGACCCGGTCGATCACCGGGATGCGGGACCGGTCCGGCGTACCGCGCAGGAACATCTGCGGATGGAGCGTGAAGCCGGCCGCGTGGTAGCGGCGGACGGCCTTGGGGTCGTTGGAGGCGTTGAGCATCCCGCGCAGCGAGCCTTTGCCGTAGTCGAGCGCCGGAGCGAGCAGGGCCTTGCCGAGGCCGAGGCCCTGCGAGCCGGGCACCACGGCGTACGACGCGAGCAGCCACATCTTCTCCCGCTCGAAGGAGACCACCACGCCGAGCATCCCGGTGCCGTCCTCGGCCACCCAGCACCCGCCGGGGTCGGTGCCGAGCAGGTGGCGGGTCCGGGCGATCCAGTTGGCGCCACGGTCGGGAGGCCGCAGCTGGGGTTCGGGCCAGGCGCGACGGAACATCCGGGTGTCCAGCTCGTGGAAGCCCACCGCGGTGATCCGCTCGGCGGTGGGTACGTCCTCGTCGGTCATCGGTCGGATCCGTACCTCGCCCACCGGACCCATTGTGCCCAACGGGAGGAGCCCAGGTTGAGTGACAGGTCCGCGGTTCGCAAGGTGGGGGTCGAGGAGGAGCTCCTGTTGGTGCACCCCGACTCCGGAGAGCTGGCCAACGCCGCCGGTGCGGTGCTGCACGAGCACCGAGCCGAGCGCGGGGGTACGGCGTCACCGTCGGCCTCGCGCGACCTCGAGGGCGAGCTGCTCCGGCACATGGTCGAGACCCATACCGACCCCTCGACCGACCTGACCGAGATCGGCCACCAGCTCCGGGGGGCACGGCGCACGGCGATCGCGGCGGCCGAGGACTCGGGGGTCGCGGTCGCCGCGGTGGCCACCGCACCGCTCGGGTCGGCTCCGCCGGCCGTGACCGCCAACCCGCGCTACGAGCGGATCGTCCAGGAGTTCGGGGACACGGGTCGTGGCGCCGGGACCCTCGGGATGCACGTCCACGTCGACGTCGCCGACGAC
This genomic window from Nocardioides cynanchi contains:
- the nadA gene encoding quinolinate synthase NadA, with the translated sequence MTTVDLPLLPLGRGTDLTAERGVECPGDLPSPSDPDLVERARAARATLGERAFVLGHHYQRDEVIQFADVTGDSFKLARDAAGRPEAEFIVFCGVHFMAESADILTSPHQQVILPDLAAGCSMADMARLAQVEDCWDALTDAGLAEHVVPVTYMNSSADIKAFCGRHGGAVCTSSNADVALEWAFAQKPGAQVLFLPDQHLGRNTAVLKLGMGLDDCVVWDPHLPGGGVAPDDLAAARMILWRGHCSVHGRFSVDVVDALRERDPDIKILVHPECTHEVVTAADLVGSTEFIIKTVEAAPPGSSWAIGTELNLVQRLARAHPEQSIAFLDRKVCYCSTMNRIDLPHLVWALESLVDGAVVNRIEVDPDTEHFAKIALQRMLDLPGRSHRD
- a CDS encoding GNAT family N-acetyltransferase, with translation MTDEDVPTAERITAVGFHELDTRMFRRAWPEPQLRPPDRGANWIARTRHLLGTDPGGCWVAEDGTGMLGVVVSFEREKMWLLASYAVVPGSQGLGLGKALLAPALDYGKGSLRGMLNASNDPKAVRRYHAAGFTLHPQMFLRGTPDRSRIPVIDRVRDGSLGDVDLMDSIDRRTRGAAHGPDHQILFQQYRLVVSDTSGGQGYAYLDDGVALLAATDRRTAARLLWEAIASSDDVLVGHVTPENSWAVDVGLAAGLELDQAGFLALRHMRPPAPYLANGALM